The genomic DNA CATCATGCGCCCGCTGCGCCGCAATTTCCCGGCACTGAACATCGTCTTCGAGCACATCACCACCAAGGACGCGGCGCAGTACGTGGCCGAGGCGGAAGGCCCGATCGCCGCGACGATCACGGCGCATCACCTGCTGTACAACCGCAACGAGATCTTCAAGGGCGGCATCCGTCCGCACTATTACTGCCTGCCGGTACTGAAGCGCGAGGAACACCGCCTGGCGCTGGTGACGGCCGCCACCAGCGGCGACGAGCGTTTCTTCCTCGGCACCGACTCGGCGCCGCACGCGCAGGGCGCCAAGGAAGCGGCCTGCGGCTGCGCCGGCTGCTACACGGCGCTGCACGCGATGGAGCTGTACACGGAAGCCTTCGAGCGCGCCGGTGCGCTGGACAAGCTGGAAGCCTTCGCCAGCCTGAACGGCCCGCTGTTCTACGGCCTGGCGCCTAACGCAGATACGATCACGCTGAAGCGCGAGCAGTGGACCCTGCCGCAAACGCTGCCGTTCGGCGAGCAGGAACTGGTGCCGCTGAACGCTGGCGAAACCATCAACTGGAAAATGGTGTAAGTGTTCGGCACGATCGACTGGGCGCAGCCGTGGTACGCGTCCGTACGCGCCGCGGCCTCCCTGGCCGCGCAGCAGCACGCGGACGTGATCCCGGCGTTCAATGCACGCGCGGCGGCGCTGGGCCTGGTCAACCATGCCGGCCTGCCGCTGCGCTTCGTGCCGCAGGCCAGCCTGCCGGAGGGTACGGCGTACGAGGAGTTCATCGGCGCCACCGGCAATGTGCCCACGCGCGACAACCTGCACGACTTTTTCAACGGCCTGGTATGGCTGACGTTCCCGCTGGTGAAACGCCAGCTGAACGCATTGCAGGCCGCGCAGATCGCACGTGACGGCGTCGGCAAGTCGCGCGGCCCAGCCCGCGACGCGGCCACGATCTTCGACGAGAACGCCGCGCTGCTGGTGGTGCGGGACGATGCCGATGGCATCGCCCTGGTCGACGCGCTGCGCAACCACCAGTGGCGCGAGGCCTTCGTTGGGCGCGCGGCGCAGTTCGGGGACAGCGCGGAGGTCTGGCTGTTCGGCCACGCGTTGATGGAAAAGCTGGTCGCGCCGTACAAGGTGATCACAGCGCACACGCGCGTGGTGATGGCGCCGGCCGTGTACTTCACGTGGCCGTCGCCGCAACGGCAGGCCTGGCTGGACGAGCAGGTGGCAGGCCAATTGCAGCAGGAAGGGTTGAGCAACGCAGGATTCACGCCGCTGCCGGTGCTGGGCATTCCCGGCTGGTGGCCGGCGCAGGATGACGCTTTTTATAACGACACCGCCGTGTTCCGCCCCAAGCGGCACACGCCCAAACAGGAGAACGCATGACGCAGACCAAAACCATCCGCTGGGGCATCCTCGGCACGGGCAAGATCGCCAAGGCCTTCGCCACCGCATTGAAGGACACGCCGGACGCCGTGCTCGCGGCCGTCGCGTCGCGCAGTGTTGATAGCGCTACCGCTTTCGTCACTGAATACGGCTCGCACGAGCTGACGAAAAGCCATGGCAGCTACCAGGCGCTGGCCGACGATCCGGACGTGGATGCGATCTACATCGCCACGCCGCACCCGATGCACCACGAGAACGCGCTGATGTGCCTGAACGCGGGCAAGGCGATCCTGGTCGAAAAGGCGTTTACGGTGAACCGCCGTGAAGCGGAGGAAATCGTCGCGCTGGCGCGCGCGAAAAAGCTGTTCGTCATGGAAGCCATGTGGACGCGCTTCCACCCCTCACTGCTGGAAGCCAAGCGCATCGTCGCCAGCGGCGAGATTGGCACGGTGGCCACGATCCAGGCCGACCTGGGCTTCTACGCGGACGTGGGTCCCGAGCACCGCCTGTTCAACCCCGCGCTGGGCGGCGGCTCGCTGCTGGACTTGGGCATCTACCCGCTGTCGATCGCCACATATTTCCTGGGCCCAGTGCAGTCCGTGCAAGCCAGCGGCCAGATCGGCCCGACGGGCGTGGACGTGCAGGCCGTGTTCGCGCTGACGCACGAAAACGGCGGCCTGTCCGCCTGCAGCAGCAGCCTCTTGGCGCGCACGCCGGTCGAATGCACGATCTGCGGCAGCAAGGGCTTTATTCGCCTGCACAGCCGCTTCCACAACACCGAGGACCTGACGGTGGAACTGAACGACGGCAGCCGCCGCGCCGTGCATGTGCCGCGCATCGGCAACGGCTATGCGCACGAGATCATCGAGGTCAATCGCTGCCTGCGCGAGGGGCTGCTGGAGAGTCCTGTCATGCCGCTGGATGAGACCTTGGCGCTGATGGGGGTGCTCGATGAGATGAGAAAGCAGATCGGCGTGACGTACGAGGCCGATCGGGTGGGGTAAGTAAAAGGGACAGCGCTTGCTGTCCCTTTTGTTATCTGCGCGGTGGTGCTTATTCGGCGGTCTTGCGGCGGCGGGCTACGCCCAGGATGCCGACGCCGGCCAGGAGCATGGCCCAAGTCGTGGGTTCGGGGACCAGC from Pseudoduganella armeniaca includes the following:
- the pyrC gene encoding dihydroorotase, which gives rise to MSQQPYTAPDSITIIRPDDWHLHLRDGATMAAVLPHSARQFGRAIVMPNLKPPVTTVAQAAAYRDRILAALPSDLAFEPLMTLYLTNNTSADEIRRAAESDFIHAVKLYPAGATTNSDAGVTDLVNCYPVLEVMQEVGLPFLVHGEVTDPEVDLFDREAVFIERIMRPLRRNFPALNIVFEHITTKDAAQYVAEAEGPIAATITAHHLLYNRNEIFKGGIRPHYYCLPVLKREEHRLALVTAATSGDERFFLGTDSAPHAQGAKEAACGCAGCYTALHAMELYTEAFERAGALDKLEAFASLNGPLFYGLAPNADTITLKREQWTLPQTLPFGEQELVPLNAGETINWKMV
- a CDS encoding DUF3025 domain-containing protein → MFGTIDWAQPWYASVRAAASLAAQQHADVIPAFNARAAALGLVNHAGLPLRFVPQASLPEGTAYEEFIGATGNVPTRDNLHDFFNGLVWLTFPLVKRQLNALQAAQIARDGVGKSRGPARDAATIFDENAALLVVRDDADGIALVDALRNHQWREAFVGRAAQFGDSAEVWLFGHALMEKLVAPYKVITAHTRVVMAPAVYFTWPSPQRQAWLDEQVAGQLQQEGLSNAGFTPLPVLGIPGWWPAQDDAFYNDTAVFRPKRHTPKQENA
- a CDS encoding Gfo/Idh/MocA family protein; the protein is MTQTKTIRWGILGTGKIAKAFATALKDTPDAVLAAVASRSVDSATAFVTEYGSHELTKSHGSYQALADDPDVDAIYIATPHPMHHENALMCLNAGKAILVEKAFTVNRREAEEIVALARAKKLFVMEAMWTRFHPSLLEAKRIVASGEIGTVATIQADLGFYADVGPEHRLFNPALGGGSLLDLGIYPLSIATYFLGPVQSVQASGQIGPTGVDVQAVFALTHENGGLSACSSSLLARTPVECTICGSKGFIRLHSRFHNTEDLTVELNDGSRRAVHVPRIGNGYAHEIIEVNRCLREGLLESPVMPLDETLALMGVLDEMRKQIGVTYEADRVG